CCCACTTCATACTTCATAGTTCATCCTTCACACTTCCCACTTCATCCTTCATACTTTATTAGAGTCAAAGGAACAGAGAAATGTACGACACAGAGAAGCGCAAGCTTTTATCAGCAATTTCTCATGCAGCTATCTTTTTGAGTACAACATTAGTCTCGATTGGTATACCAATTTTCATCCTCTTTGCAACTAACGATCCTGTAGTGAAAGAAAATGCCAAAGAAGCCATTAATTTTCACTTTAATGTCTGGTTTTATGGAGCTATTATTGGCGTGTTGATTTGGGTAACTTTAGGTTTGCTGATACCTCTGGCAGGTCTATGGTTTTTAGTTCACTGGGGATTAACAATTTGGGCACTTTTTCATGTTTTAAGTGATACTGAAAAACCTTTTCGTTATCCCTTCATTTTCCGAATTTTTTAGCAGAAATATTGATTTTTATCCGGTTGCATCGAAGTCAGCAATGAATATCTAAAATAAATAGGTGGCTTGGCTTGCCAATACCTAGTCATCACTGACCGATAATGGGTTATAGGCTGTGTTTTGATGACCAAAATTTACTAGATGGTACAAGCTTCCAAATCCCCTAATTGGGATCAAT
Above is a genomic segment from Fischerella sp. JS2 containing:
- a CDS encoding DUF4870 domain-containing protein, producing the protein MYDTEKRKLLSAISHAAIFLSTTLVSIGIPIFILFATNDPVVKENAKEAINFHFNVWFYGAIIGVLIWVTLGLLIPLAGLWFLVHWGLTIWALFHVLSDTEKPFRYPFIFRIF